From the Desulfuromonadaceae bacterium genome, the window CTCTGTAAGGAGTACACCGTATGACCTCCATATTGCTGCCTGAAACAGCGAGTTATCCGCTCCTTCCCCTGCGTGATATTGTAATTTTCCCCTACATGATTACTCCGCTTTTCGTCGGTCGACCACGTTCTGTTGCGGCCCTTGAAGCGGCAATGGAAAACGACAAACTGATTTTTCTGGCCACGCAGAAGGATCCGAAAATAGATGATCCGGTGGCGGATGATATCTATCCGGTGGGGGCCATCGGGCAGATTATCCAGTTGTTAAAACTCCCTGATGGCACTGTCAAGGTCCTGGTCGAGGGGCAAAAACGGGGACGGATTACTGCGTTTGACGAGAGTGACGAAATTGTTTATATCACGGCTGAGCTGCACGCAGAAGTTGATGAAGATACCTCCGAATCTGAAGCACTCAAGCGGAGCGTTCTGGATGCCTTCGAACTTTACATCAATTTGAGTAAAAAAGCTCCGCCGGAAATCCTTGCATCGGTCAACGGGATTGATGAGCCGGGGCGTTTGGCTGATTCGGTTGCCGCCCATCTGAATATTCGTATCGCCGATAAACAAGAGCTGCTGGAGACGTTTGACGCGCACCACCGCCTGGAGGCTTTGCTGGCAGTGATGGAGCGTGAGATTGAGATCCTGCAGATTGAGAAGAAAATTCGCGGACGCGTTAAAAGTCAGATGGAGCGCAGTCAAAAAGAATATTACCTGAATGAACAGATGCGGGCTATCCAGAAAGAACTGGGCGAAAAGGATGAGTTCAAGCAGGAGCTGCGCGAATTTGAAGAAAAGATTGACAAGAAACGGATGTCGAAGGAGGCGACCGAAAAGGCGCAGAGCGAACTCCGTAAACTGAAAATGATGTCGCCGATGTCAGCCGAGGCGACGGTGGTACGCAACTATATCGATTGGCTGGTCGCTTTACCGTGGAAGAAGGGGAGCAAGGACCGGCACGATATCGAGATCGCGGAGCAGATTCTCGAAGCGGACCACTATGGTCTCGAAAAAGTTAAAGAACGCATTATCGAGTATCTTGCTGTTCAGTCTCTGGTCGGCAAGATCAAGGGCCCGATTCTCTGTCTGGTGGGCCCTCCGGGGGTGGGTAAAACCTCGTTAGGGCGCTCTATCGCCAGCGCTATGACCCGCAAATTTATTCGCATGTCTCTTGGTGGCGTGCGGGATGAAGCGGAGATTCGCGGGCATCGACGGACCTATATCGGCGCGATGCCTGGCAAGATTATGCAAGGGCTGCGTAAGGTCGGCGTAAAAAATCCGGTTTTTCTCCTTGATGAGATTGACAAAATGAGTACCGATTTTCGCGGTGACCCGTCGTCCGCGTTACTGGAAGTTCTCGATCCGGAGCAAAACCATGCTTTCGGCGATCACTTTCTGGATGTTGATTACGACCTGTCGAGCGTCATGTTTGTGGCTACCGCCAACTCGCTTCACGGGATCCCCGCGCCGTTACGTGATCGTATGGAGATTATTCATATCGAGGGGTACACCGAAGAGGAAAAACTGCATATTGCCCGGCGCTATCTGATCGCCAAGCAGCTTGAAGTCCATGGCCTGTCACCTGACCAGGCGAGCTTTACTGACGGGGCACTCTACGAAATTATTCGTTACTATACCCGCGAAGCCGGTGTGCGCAATCTGGAACGCGCACTTGCTGCAGTCTGTCGCAAGTGCGCACGTGAAGTCGTGCGGCGAGCGAGTAAAGATCAAAATTTCACTGTCGGGACGCGCCAGATTGCGAAGTATCTGGGGGTAAGACGCTACTCGTATGGGGTCGCCGAAGAAGAAGAACGGGTCGGGATTGCCACCGGGCTGGCCTGGACAGAAGTGGGCGGCGATGTTCTGTTGATTGAAACAGCCGTCTTGTCGGGGCAGGGAAAGTTGACCGTCACCGGGAAACTGGGGGAAATCATGCGTGAATCCGCTCAGGCGGCGATGAGTTATGTGCGTTCCCGTTGGCGCGAGCTGTCGCTGGAGCAGGACTTTTACCAGAAAATCGATCTCCATATTCATGTGCCGGATGGCGCGACGCCAAAAGATGGACCATCCGCCGGGATTACAATGGCGACAGCTTTGACTTCGGCGCTGATTGGACAGACTGTTGATCGCGAGCTGGCGATGACGGGTGAAATCACCTTGCGTGGTCGGGTCATGGCGATCGGCGGTTTAAAGGAAAAATTACTGGCGGCAAAACGCGCCGGAATGAAACGCGTACTGATTCCAGACGATAACAAGAAAAATTTACTTGATGTGCCCGCGTCGATTCGTAATGCACTGGAAATAATTCCTGTCGCCCATATGGACGAAGTGCTGGTGTACGCTTTCGGCGTTGCCGCGATTTCTGGCGGGGAAAATATTGAGCGCAAGGTCGTGGGGACCGCAGCGACACAAATGCGTCATTAAGCCGTTTTTGTGTAAATATTTTCTTGCACTCGGATAGGGGTTCTGCTATATCTAACCTCGCTTCGAAACAGTCTGTTACTCTTATTTATGCACGGAGGTATGTTGTGACCAAGGCAGATATGATCAATGCAATGGCTGAAAAAACAGGTTTGACCAAGGTTGAAGCTGAGAAAGCGTTAAAGTCTTTTACTGACGTTGTGAGTGAAGCGTTGAAAGCTGGAGACAAGGTTTCTTTGGTTGGGTTCGGTACGTTCAGTGTTGGTGCACGTGCTGCACGGACTGGGCAGAATCCCCAGACTGGCGAAAAAATCAACATCCCGGCAGCCAAGTCGCCAAAATTCAAAGCGGGCAAAGCACTCAAGGACGCAGTAAACTAAATCCTTGCTTTCCGCAGGTTAAGAACGGTAACAGGAAACAGAAGCTGCAGTGCTTCGTCTTGAGGTAGCAGCTGGTTTCCTGTTTTCGTGTTTTGCGGGGCTGTAGTAGAGTCGGTTACAACGCCGGCCTGTCACGCCGGAGGTCGCGGGTTCAAGTCCCGTCAGCCCCGCCATTATTTTCAGGGCGAATAGCTCAGCTGGGAGAGCATCGGCCTTACAAGCCGAGGGTCACAGGTTCGAGCCCTGTTTCGCCCACCATTTAAAAATCGCTGTGATGCATTATCTTCACTCCGTCTGGGGCTGTAGTAGAGTCGGTTACAACGCCGGCCTGTCACGCCGGAGGTCGCGGGTTCGAGTCCCGTCAGCCCCGCCATTCAACTTTAAAAGGGCGGCTCGAACGAGCCGCCCTTTTAATATGTCGCCTGCAAATTTTTGGATGGCAAACTTTACGTCTCACCAGGAGAAACGGATGAAACTCATTCACGTTACTGTTGCATCGATTGTTTTCGCGTTTTTTACCTTTCCTGCCCTTGTTTGTGCCGCGCCATCTGCCGGGGTTGTTGCAAAAGTAGGTGGAATCCCGGTGACAATTTACGAATTGGACAGAGCGGTCCAGAAGATTGTTCCACTGCGCAGCTCGTTTCATTCTGGAATCTCTGCGGATAAAGTGAAGAAAATTCGCCAGGAAGCCCTTGATGCCCTGATTGAGAGTGCTTATAAAGTTCGTGCTGCCCTGGATCTTGAGGTTTCGGTTGAAAATGAAGCTGTTCAGTCAAAAATGGCCGCTTTGCGCAACAAATTTCCTTCTGAAAAAGAATTTTCCACCGCCTTTGGTGAAGAAAAACCGTCAGGGTACAGGGCCTCTCTCTATCGACAGTTGCTGGCTGAAAAAGCAGAAAAAATCAATGTCGACGACAAGATAGAAATTGATGAGAGCGCCATTCGTAATGCCTATGAGAGTCGGAAGCATGCCTTTTTTCGCCCTCAGCAATTTCGCGCCAGTCATATTCTGATCAAGATTGATCCCGCTTCAAACAAGGAGGAGCGCGCTGCATTGTGGACCAGAGCTGAAGAGTTGCTGGCGCGTGCCAAACAGGGTGAAGATTTCTACAATCTTGCCTATTACAATTCCGATGATCGTTCCAAGATGGTCGGCGGCGACATCGGTCTGTTCCATGAAGGTCAGACCGTTCAGGTTTTTGAAGATGCGGCCAAAAAACTCAAGGTCGGTGAAATTTCTGACATTGTTGAGTCCCTTTACGGCTATCATATTATTAAGTTGACGGAAAAGAACCCACCTCGCCAGTTGGAATATGACGAAGTTAAAACCAGTATCCTGATGGAAATGAAAAAAAAGCTTCGCGATCAACTCTATGCTGATTGGATGAACTCTTTGAAAGAAAAATACACTGCCGAAGTTTTTCTTGAGTGACCCGCGCATAGATGCACCGTTCATTTTTAGCCATATCAGCGACGGCACTACTTCTTTTGTCGTCTTCCTGTGTTCTTCGCTCGGAGCAGCCGGTTCGTTGGCGTGGTGATTCTCCTGAACTGGTCTGGCCTGTCCCCCCCGCGCAACCGCGCATAAAATACCTGCGTTCATTGCACGGGTCGGCTGATTTCTCGTCCAATAATGTTGGAACCACGTTTTTTCGCTGGTTAAGCGGGGAAAAAGACAAGAATTTCGCACTTTCCGTGCCGTTCGGTGTGGCGGCCGACGGTGATGGAAGGGTTTGGGTCACTGACCCCCCGCAGCGAACTATTTTTTGTTTCGATTTGCGTCGGGAAAAAGTCTCTATCTTGCAAGTTTTGTCCGGGCGGTATTTGATGTCTCCGACCGGAATCAGTTACGATCCGGTTAAAGATATTTTGTCGGTTGCGGATTCTGCTCTGAATACCGTCTTTGTTTTTACCCCTGACGGCACCCTGCTTGGCGAACGGGTTCCGGAAGGTGGTTACGGGCGACCGGGGGGGGTGGCGTTCGATGCAGATTCAACCCTTTATGTTGCCGATGTTACGCGCCATCAGGTGGTTAAATTCGCTGCCGATGGCAGCTTTCTTGGGGTTATCAAAGGTCAGGCGGCCCCT encodes:
- the lon gene encoding endopeptidase La; protein product: MTSILLPETASYPLLPLRDIVIFPYMITPLFVGRPRSVAALEAAMENDKLIFLATQKDPKIDDPVADDIYPVGAIGQIIQLLKLPDGTVKVLVEGQKRGRITAFDESDEIVYITAELHAEVDEDTSESEALKRSVLDAFELYINLSKKAPPEILASVNGIDEPGRLADSVAAHLNIRIADKQELLETFDAHHRLEALLAVMEREIEILQIEKKIRGRVKSQMERSQKEYYLNEQMRAIQKELGEKDEFKQELREFEEKIDKKRMSKEATEKAQSELRKLKMMSPMSAEATVVRNYIDWLVALPWKKGSKDRHDIEIAEQILEADHYGLEKVKERIIEYLAVQSLVGKIKGPILCLVGPPGVGKTSLGRSIASAMTRKFIRMSLGGVRDEAEIRGHRRTYIGAMPGKIMQGLRKVGVKNPVFLLDEIDKMSTDFRGDPSSALLEVLDPEQNHAFGDHFLDVDYDLSSVMFVATANSLHGIPAPLRDRMEIIHIEGYTEEEKLHIARRYLIAKQLEVHGLSPDQASFTDGALYEIIRYYTREAGVRNLERALAAVCRKCAREVVRRASKDQNFTVGTRQIAKYLGVRRYSYGVAEEEERVGIATGLAWTEVGGDVLLIETAVLSGQGKLTVTGKLGEIMRESAQAAMSYVRSRWRELSLEQDFYQKIDLHIHVPDGATPKDGPSAGITMATALTSALIGQTVDRELAMTGEITLRGRVMAIGGLKEKLLAAKRAGMKRVLIPDDNKKNLLDVPASIRNALEIIPVAHMDEVLVYAFGVAAISGGENIERKVVGTAATQMRH
- a CDS encoding HU family DNA-binding protein yields the protein MTKADMINAMAEKTGLTKVEAEKALKSFTDVVSEALKAGDKVSLVGFGTFSVGARAARTGQNPQTGEKINIPAAKSPKFKAGKALKDAVN
- a CDS encoding peptidylprolyl isomerase, which gives rise to MKLIHVTVASIVFAFFTFPALVCAAPSAGVVAKVGGIPVTIYELDRAVQKIVPLRSSFHSGISADKVKKIRQEALDALIESAYKVRAALDLEVSVENEAVQSKMAALRNKFPSEKEFSTAFGEEKPSGYRASLYRQLLAEKAEKINVDDKIEIDESAIRNAYESRKHAFFRPQQFRASHILIKIDPASNKEERAALWTRAEELLARAKQGEDFYNLAYYNSDDRSKMVGGDIGLFHEGQTVQVFEDAAKKLKVGEISDIVESLYGYHIIKLTEKNPPRQLEYDEVKTSILMEMKKKLRDQLYADWMNSLKEKYTAEVFLE
- a CDS encoding SMP-30/gluconolactonase/LRE family protein, yielding MHRSFLAISATALLLLSSSCVLRSEQPVRWRGDSPELVWPVPPAQPRIKYLRSLHGSADFSSNNVGTTFFRWLSGEKDKNFALSVPFGVAADGDGRVWVTDPPQRTIFCFDLRREKVSILQVLSGRYLMSPTGISYDPVKDILSVADSALNTVFVFTPDGTLLGERVPEGGYGRPGGVAFDADSTLYVADVTRHQVVKFAADGSFLGVIKGQAAPEHGFNSPVHLAVDTEQQLYVTDSMNFRVEKFDEVGKSLSVFGKIGDVPGSFARPRGVAIDSERHLYVADALLDNVQIFNQEGQLLLAFGKTGTERGEFSLPAGLFIDRHNRLYVVDSYNQRIQIFTYLTD